The Streptomyces sp. HUAS MG91 sequence CGCCCTGCGGCGTGTTGCCGCATGATGGAGTGCACAACAGGTCAGCCCCGGGGGAGTGGTCTCGTGTCGAATCCGCAATGGCAGCCGGCTCCCTGGCCGCCGCAGCAGAACCAGCAGGCTTCGATGCTGGCCGCGCACTCCGACCGGGAGCGGGCGGTCGATGTGCTGCGGGCCGGGTTCGCCGAGGGGCGGCTGCCGCAGCCGGAGTACGAGAAGCGGATCGAGCGGGCCTATCAGGCGCGCACCCTGGGCGAGCTGAGTACCCTCGTCGCGGATCTGCCGCAGGGGCCCGTGGGGCCGCAGCAGGCGCCCATGACGGGGTCCATGGCACCGGTTCCGCGGACCTTCCTGCCGGCCCCGCCGCCGCCCACCAACGGCAAGGCGATCGGCGCGCTGGCCTGTGGCGTGGGGACGTTCTTCTGCGGAGGCCTCACCGCGATCCCGGCGGTCGTCCTCGGACACATGGCGCGGGGTGAGATCCGTCGCACTCAGGAGCAGGGCGACGGGATGGCCGTCGGCGGCA is a genomic window containing:
- a CDS encoding DUF1707 and DUF4190 domain-containing protein gives rise to the protein MLAAHSDRERAVDVLRAGFAEGRLPQPEYEKRIERAYQARTLGELSTLVADLPQGPVGPQQAPMTGSMAPVPRTFLPAPPPPTNGKAIGALACGVGTFFCGGLTAIPAVVLGHMARGEIRRTQEQGDGMAVGGIVLGWLWIALWAFILVIIMIAAASSGSG